A window of the Bacillus andreraoultii genome harbors these coding sequences:
- a CDS encoding phBC6A51 family helix-turn-helix protein: protein MKNVKYRPLKNVDFMRFPADFKITENNGKRRFGETIKYPQKAFRRRPIKNFDFGGVFVMSKVDLRQFSEKQLIAIGLLSQPNKAGFSFEEIAEQSGISVRQLHRWRKDPTFKQAVVEQSLENVKEVIPNVLKAHVKRAESG from the coding sequence ACGTTGATTTTATGCGGTTTCCAGCCGATTTTAAAATAACGGAAAATAACGGAAAACGACGATTCGGAGAAACGATAAAATATCCGCAAAAGGCTTTCCGTAGACGTCCGATTAAAAATTTCGACTTTGGGGGTGTTTTCGTTATGAGTAAAGTTGATTTACGTCAATTCAGCGAAAAACAATTAATTGCGATTGGGCTATTGTCGCAACCAAATAAAGCGGGATTCAGCTTCGAAGAAATAGCGGAACAAAGCGGTATTTCAGTTCGTCAATTACACCGTTGGAGAAAAGACCCTACGTTCAAACAAGCGGTCGTTGAACAATCGCTAGAAAACGTTAAAGAGGTAATTCCTAACGTGCTAAAAGCCCACGTTAAGAGAGCCGAAAGCGGCA